The following proteins come from a genomic window of Thermodesulfobacteriota bacterium:
- a CDS encoding TetR/AcrR family transcriptional regulator: MMAKARKTIRNKLGAMGYPSKREVRREQILKIASELFSEKSYHDVTVDEIADAVGVAKGTIYLYFPSKEKLYLEILENSFEAIESLLEREIAKSDSAPVKLKKILSLIFEFYRINLDVLRILSRDETHLIREHFEFTEHWRLRRIKLYEKILERGQKEGSFRPLNTTLTALIIFGLVRSVMFFYKTDESAKEIAEDVFSAISEGILAPDEQDP; the protein is encoded by the coding sequence ATGATGGCAAAAGCTAGAAAGACAATCAGAAATAAACTTGGGGCAATGGGTTATCCTTCGAAGAGGGAAGTCCGGAGAGAGCAGATTCTTAAAATAGCTTCCGAGTTATTTTCCGAGAAAAGCTATCATGACGTGACCGTGGACGAAATTGCAGATGCAGTCGGTGTTGCAAAAGGCACGATATATCTTTATTTTCCATCTAAAGAAAAGCTATATCTTGAAATCTTAGAAAATAGCTTTGAGGCTATTGAGTCTCTTCTAGAGAGAGAGATAGCGAAGAGTGATTCTGCACCAGTGAAGCTGAAAAAGATTTTAAGCTTAATTTTCGAATTTTATCGCATAAATTTGGATGTGCTTCGTATTTTAAGCAGGGATGAAACACATCTCATACGTGAGCATTTCGAGTTCACTGAGCATTGGAGGTTAAGAAGAATCAAACTGTATGAAAAAATCCTCGAAAGAGGCCAAAAAGAAGGTTCATTTCGCCCACTGAACACAACACTAACAGCTTTAATAATCTTTGGTCTAGTTAGGTCTGTAATGTTTTTTTATAAAACTGATGAGTCTGCAAAGGAAATAGCGGAAGATGTGTTTTCGGCTATTTCAGAGGGCATCCTTGCTCCTGACGAGCAAGACCCTTAA
- the pstB gene encoding phosphate ABC transporter ATP-binding protein PstB produces the protein MKTATEHSNIIKDSTNTEAMDQSFQQDREQYDNEKEPEDKLSQDVNIPDPLLEVENLSLKYSGNPALIDITLDIARNHATAFIGPSGCGKSTLLRCFNRLNDLVDGVTIDGNIRLNGQEIYDPMVDITELRKRVGMVFQKSNPFPKSIYENVAYGARISGINKNSLLDEIVEKSLRGAALWEEVKDRLKESALGISGGQQQRLCIARAIAVEPEVLLMDEPCSALDPIATGKIEDLITELKTNYTIIIVTHNMQQAARVSDFTAFMYLGKIIEYDKTENIFLKPSNKQTEDYVSGKFG, from the coding sequence GTGAAAACTGCAACCGAACATAGTAATATAATAAAAGACTCAACTAATACTGAAGCAATGGATCAATCATTTCAGCAAGACCGTGAACAATACGACAACGAAAAAGAACCGGAAGATAAGCTTAGTCAAGACGTCAACATTCCAGATCCGTTACTCGAAGTTGAAAATTTAAGTCTAAAATATAGCGGTAATCCTGCCTTAATTGATATAACTCTAGATATAGCTAGAAACCATGCTACCGCATTCATAGGACCGTCGGGATGCGGTAAATCCACACTACTTCGCTGCTTCAACCGTCTCAATGACCTTGTTGATGGTGTAACAATAGATGGAAATATCAGATTAAACGGACAGGAGATCTACGATCCCATGGTAGACATAACTGAACTCCGGAAAAGAGTGGGAATGGTATTTCAAAAATCAAACCCTTTTCCTAAATCGATTTATGAAAATGTCGCTTATGGCGCCAGAATTTCAGGAATAAATAAAAACTCATTATTGGACGAAATTGTTGAAAAGAGTTTACGTGGAGCAGCTTTATGGGAAGAAGTTAAAGATAGATTGAAAGAAAGCGCCTTGGGAATTTCCGGAGGACAACAACAGCGGCTCTGTATCGCTAGGGCCATTGCGGTTGAACCGGAGGTATTATTAATGGATGAACCTTGCTCGGCCTTAGACCCCATAGCTACCGGGAAGATTGAAGATCTAATAACAGAGCTCAAAACGAACTATACCATTATAATTGTGACTCATAATATGCAGCAAGCCGCTCGTGTTTCAGATTTTACTGCATTTATGTATTTGGGGAAGATAATAGAGTACGATAAGACCGAAAACATATTCCTTAAGCCTTCGAATAAACAGACTGAAGACTACGTATCGGGAAAATTTGGTTGA
- a CDS encoding aminotransferase class I/II-fold pyridoxal phosphate-dependent enzyme, translating to MTMRYPFSKRVNHFVPPKQWASMRVAKEVEKNTGKRVIHFEKGDYQGPDFITPDFMIEETTRALKEGYVRYDPGPGLAELREVIAEEMTRRGRKTSADEVIVTAGAKQSLNMSLLTFLEDGDEVVFPNPGYPPDEVWAKYAGAHIKHTPLTKPDWQFDVGKLEHMITPKTKLLIINTPQRPNGHLVENPEEIAEMCFRHKQVMVISDEIFSHIVYDGKRHISISSVPGMEERTIVIDTFSKTYAMTGWRIGWTVAPRPVIEKLSIFLQDTITNVAAFIQRAAYAAMTGPHEWVEEKRKLLQKKRDMMVAGLNSIPGIECDTPSGAFYAFPDITGTGLTSQEFTTSLIEDSGVAVVAGTAFGTQGEGYVRVTYATSDEDIDEGIKRMKNAKLKAA from the coding sequence ATGACAATGCGATATCCATTCAGTAAGAGGGTAAATCACTTTGTCCCACCCAAACAGTGGGCCAGCATGAGGGTCGCGAAGGAGGTTGAAAAAAATACTGGCAAAAGGGTGATACACTTTGAAAAAGGGGATTATCAGGGGCCGGACTTTATCACACCAGATTTTATGATCGAAGAAACAACGAGGGCGCTAAAGGAGGGTTATGTGAGGTACGATCCCGGTCCGGGTCTTGCAGAGCTTAGAGAGGTCATTGCAGAAGAGATGACGAGAAGGGGAAGGAAGACAAGTGCAGATGAGGTTATAGTCACTGCTGGCGCTAAACAGTCTCTTAATATGTCTCTACTTACTTTCCTCGAAGACGGGGACGAGGTGGTATTTCCGAATCCGGGTTATCCACCAGATGAGGTTTGGGCAAAATACGCCGGGGCCCATATCAAACATACACCTCTAACTAAACCTGACTGGCAGTTTGATGTTGGAAAACTTGAGCATATGATAACACCAAAGACCAAACTTTTGATAATTAACACCCCCCAAAGACCAAACGGTCATCTGGTAGAGAATCCTGAGGAAATAGCAGAGATGTGTTTTAGGCACAAGCAAGTTATGGTAATTTCCGATGAGATATTTTCGCACATAGTTTACGATGGGAAGAGGCACATATCTATTTCCTCAGTTCCTGGGATGGAGGAGAGGACTATAGTTATTGATACGTTTTCCAAGACCTATGCGATGACGGGATGGAGAATCGGATGGACAGTTGCACCGAGGCCTGTTATAGAGAAGCTCTCTATATTTCTTCAAGACACCATCACAAACGTTGCCGCCTTTATTCAGAGAGCTGCATATGCCGCTATGACTGGCCCTCACGAGTGGGTTGAGGAAAAGAGGAAGCTCTTGCAAAAGAAGCGCGACATGATGGTAGCTGGTTTAAATTCAATACCAGGAATTGAGTGTGATACTCCATCTGGTGCATTTTACGCTTTTCCCGATATCACGGGTACTGGATTAACCTCCCAGGAATTCACAACCAGTTTGATAGAGGACTCTGGTGTTGCTGTTGTAGCGGGGACTGCTTTCGGAACGCAGGGAGAAGGTTATGTGAGAGTAACCTATGCAACCTCCGATGAAGACATAGATGAGGGAATAAAGAGGATGAAAAACGCCAAGCTCAAAGCAGCATAG
- a CDS encoding glycosyltransferase yields MPKVTIQLPIYNEQYVVERIIKSVCEIDYPKELMEIQVLDDSTDQTMDIANTTVEKFRSVGFNIHYIHRDSRVGFKAGALSEGLLRAQGDYIAIFDADFIPPRDFFKETINFFTDPKVGIVQVRWAHLNLNYSTLTRAQSILLDGHFLIEQASRFYGGMFFNFNGTAGVLRKECIESVGGWQHDTLTEDLDLSYRAQLEGWGLIYLKDMIAKAELPVDMNAFKLQQHRWAKGGIQTAKKLLPRVFRSKELSLNVKMEAAIHLLGNFSYILLLLLIVLMAPMAYFWRSYGWENIIFLNLIGVSSGTLSIVRFYLIAVKEIHKDEWTKYVKYIPLSLAIGTGLSINNSKAVFEALLGKSSDFRRTPKFAVTDEDRNWREGTYKTAKELTTVIELGLGVIFVILTFYAVSMGYIGWVPFLILIQLGFIYTSVLSILHSLRGKTV; encoded by the coding sequence TTGCCGAAAGTCACGATACAGCTCCCTATTTACAACGAGCAGTACGTAGTTGAAAGAATAATCAAATCTGTTTGCGAGATTGATTATCCTAAGGAACTGATGGAAATACAGGTTCTCGATGACTCAACTGATCAAACGATGGATATTGCAAATACCACTGTCGAGAAATTCAGGTCAGTCGGTTTTAATATTCATTATATTCACAGGGATAGCAGAGTTGGTTTCAAGGCCGGTGCCTTGAGCGAAGGGTTGCTAAGAGCTCAAGGCGATTATATCGCCATTTTCGACGCTGATTTTATTCCACCACGGGATTTTTTTAAGGAGACTATAAATTTTTTTACTGATCCAAAAGTCGGGATAGTTCAAGTAAGATGGGCGCACTTGAATCTCAACTATTCCACACTTACAAGAGCACAATCCATTCTGCTTGACGGTCACTTTTTGATAGAGCAGGCTTCAAGGTTTTACGGAGGGATGTTTTTTAACTTTAATGGGACGGCTGGGGTTTTGAGGAAAGAATGTATAGAATCTGTCGGTGGATGGCAACATGACACATTAACTGAAGATTTAGATCTTAGCTACAGGGCACAGCTTGAGGGATGGGGGTTGATCTATCTTAAGGATATGATTGCAAAAGCTGAACTCCCGGTCGATATGAATGCGTTTAAGTTACAGCAACATCGCTGGGCGAAGGGTGGGATTCAAACTGCGAAGAAACTGTTGCCTCGGGTTTTCAGGTCAAAGGAACTGTCTCTAAACGTAAAAATGGAGGCCGCTATTCATCTTCTCGGGAACTTTTCTTATATCCTTCTCCTGCTACTGATCGTTCTTATGGCTCCGATGGCTTATTTCTGGCGATCTTATGGCTGGGAAAATATTATATTCTTAAATTTAATTGGCGTGTCTTCGGGTACGTTGAGCATTGTAAGATTTTATCTGATTGCTGTGAAAGAAATTCATAAAGATGAATGGACAAAATATGTAAAGTATATACCCCTTTCCTTGGCTATAGGTACCGGTCTTTCTATAAATAATTCAAAAGCGGTCTTCGAAGCACTTTTGGGTAAAAGCTCAGATTTCAGAAGAACTCCAAAATTTGCCGTGACAGATGAAGATCGAAATTGGCGTGAGGGGACTTATAAGACTGCAAAGGAACTAACTACTGTAATAGAATTAGGGCTGGGTGTTATTTTCGTCATTCTAACGTTTTATGCTGTTTCGATGGGTTACATTGGATGGGTCCCTTTTCTTATTTTGATTCAACTCGGTTTTATTTATACATCGGTCCTGTCGATATTACACAGTTTGCGAGGCAAGACCGTCTGA
- the phoU gene encoding phosphate signaling complex protein PhoU, giving the protein MIKFQDELNNLKKTLLEMASLVEEMIAKSILALKQKNMILAEEVIRSDEKVNKVEIEIDKQCLKILALYQPEAGDLRTVTMIMKINGDLERIGDHAVNISEKVIYLADKPTVKPLIDIPRMAEKSIEMLKESLDSFVNKNAERAIEVCKMDDEVDALETQITRELLTFMISDPTTIDPALHLILIARDLERVADLATNIAEDTYFIASGNTIKHHAMDGGA; this is encoded by the coding sequence ATGATAAAGTTTCAAGATGAGTTAAACAATCTTAAAAAGACACTCCTTGAAATGGCCTCATTAGTCGAAGAAATGATCGCAAAAAGCATCCTCGCATTAAAACAAAAGAATATGATTTTGGCAGAAGAGGTTATTAGGAGCGATGAAAAGGTAAATAAGGTGGAAATAGAGATCGACAAACAGTGCTTAAAGATACTCGCTCTTTATCAACCAGAAGCAGGTGACCTCAGGACCGTCACAATGATCATGAAAATCAACGGAGATCTTGAAAGGATCGGTGATCACGCTGTGAACATATCTGAGAAAGTCATCTATCTTGCCGATAAACCAACTGTCAAACCCCTGATAGACATACCAAGGATGGCAGAGAAATCTATTGAGATGCTCAAAGAAAGCCTTGATTCATTTGTGAATAAAAACGCTGAACGTGCGATTGAGGTTTGCAAAATGGATGACGAGGTAGACGCCCTGGAAACACAAATAACCAGGGAGCTCTTAACGTTTATGATTTCTGACCCAACGACTATTGATCCCGCACTTCATTTGATACTTATTGCCAGAGACCTTGAAAGGGTAGCTGACCTGGCTACAAATATAGCCGAAGATACTTATTTTATCGCAAGCGGAAACACGATCAAACATCACGCCATGGACGGTGGGGCATGA
- a CDS encoding LL-diaminopimelate aminotransferase encodes MNVKWAKRIEELPPYLFAEIDQRINELKSKGVDVIDLGIGDPDIPTPANIIEALKAAADDPENHRYPSYVGMLSYREAVSHWYGKRFGVKLDPQSEALTLIGSKEGLAHAPLAFIDPGDIVLVPNPGYPVYRVATTFAGGIPYDMPLLKENNFLPDLDSIPEDVRRKARIMFLNYPNNPTTAVTDKDFFKKVVDFATKHEILVCHDAAYTEIAFDGLTPPSFLQVDGAQEIGIEFHSLSKTFNMTGWRIGFCVGNKKAIAGLGKIKTNIDSGVFQGIQYAGIEALNNYTLGIEERRKTYEERRDIFCKGLEEVGLNYYPPKATFYVWFEVPEGVSSKDYASKILTETGIVVTPGNGFGNYGEGYIRVSITIAKERLIEAVERLKDVKL; translated from the coding sequence ATGAATGTGAAATGGGCAAAGAGGATAGAAGAGCTACCTCCTTACCTTTTTGCCGAAATAGATCAAAGAATTAATGAGTTGAAGTCTAAGGGGGTGGACGTTATAGATCTGGGGATTGGCGATCCTGATATACCGACACCTGCCAACATCATTGAAGCATTGAAAGCTGCTGCGGATGATCCAGAGAATCATAGATATCCCTCATATGTGGGAATGCTTTCATATAGGGAGGCGGTTTCGCACTGGTATGGCAAGAGGTTCGGCGTTAAGCTTGATCCCCAATCGGAAGCATTGACCCTCATCGGTTCAAAGGAGGGTCTTGCCCATGCTCCGCTTGCTTTTATTGATCCTGGAGATATCGTGTTAGTTCCCAACCCAGGGTATCCGGTATACAGAGTTGCGACAACTTTTGCCGGCGGCATACCATATGATATGCCATTGCTCAAGGAGAATAACTTCCTACCTGATCTGGATTCTATTCCAGAAGATGTACGTAGAAAGGCGAGAATTATGTTCTTAAATTATCCAAATAACCCTACCACTGCAGTTACTGACAAGGATTTTTTCAAGAAGGTTGTGGATTTTGCGACTAAACATGAGATTCTAGTCTGTCATGATGCAGCGTATACTGAGATTGCTTTCGATGGTCTTACACCTCCGAGTTTTTTACAAGTTGATGGCGCCCAAGAAATTGGAATTGAATTCCACTCACTTTCTAAAACGTTCAATATGACAGGTTGGAGAATTGGATTTTGTGTTGGGAATAAAAAAGCCATCGCGGGCCTGGGTAAGATAAAGACCAATATAGATTCAGGGGTGTTTCAGGGTATTCAGTATGCGGGGATCGAGGCACTAAACAATTACACTCTAGGAATCGAGGAAAGAAGAAAGACCTATGAGGAAAGAAGAGACATTTTCTGCAAGGGTTTGGAAGAAGTCGGTTTGAATTACTATCCACCAAAGGCAACTTTTTATGTTTGGTTTGAGGTGCCAGAAGGGGTATCCTCAAAGGATTACGCATCGAAGATTCTGACGGAAACGGGCATTGTAGTTACACCTGGAAACGGCTTTGGGAATTACGGAGAGGGTTATATCCGCGTGTCAATCACCATAGCTAAGGAAAGACTAATTGAGGCTGTTGAAAGATTAAAAGATGTAAAATTGTAG